Proteins co-encoded in one Quercus robur chromosome 8, dhQueRobu3.1, whole genome shotgun sequence genomic window:
- the LOC126696767 gene encoding uncharacterized protein LOC126696767 isoform X2, whose protein sequence is MLVSEQATMGITLYQNHAEQLLKDYVLADSFIPCTSIIGGIFASKVVYDLTQTISAIYFKSYASLSKMQRVEWNNRAISTLHAIFITTISLYFVFWSDLYSDQFAGLITLRCSQLSTFALGVSVGYFLADLGMILWFYPALGGFEYVIHHLLSIAAVAYAMLTGEGQLYTYMVLISETTTPGINLRWYLDATGKKRSRAYVINGVVIFFAWLVARIILFMYLFYHFYLHYDQVLGEVMVGSLTLYLMERLIPGLEASTCCFWWNELTFAPTH, encoded by the exons ATGCTGGTTTCTGAACAGGCAACTATGGGAATCACACTGTACCAAAACCATGCTGAGCAGCTGCTAAAGGATTATGTACTTGCAGATTCATTTATACCTTGTACTTCCATCATTGGTGGAATTTTTGCTTCCAAAGTG GTCTATGATCTTACCCAGACGATCAGTGCTATTTACTTCAAGAGCTATGCCAGCCTTTCAAAAATGCAGCGTGTTGAGTGGAATAACAG GGCCATATCGACTCTTCATGCCATTTTTATCACAACTATATCATTATACTTTGTGTTCTGGTCAGATCTCTATTCTGACCAATTTGCTGGCCTTATTACACTTCGATGTTCTCAACTGTCCACATTTGCCTTGGGG GTTTCGGTTGGTTACTTCCTGGCTGACCTTGGGATGATCTTATGGTTTTATCCTGCTCTAGGTGGATTTGAGTAT GTGATTCATCATCTTCTTTCAATAGCAGCAGTAGCATATGCAATGTTAACTGGGGAGGGGCAGCTATACACCTACATGGTTCTTATCTCTGAGACGACCACCCCTGGGATCAATTTGAGATG GTATCTTGATGCAACTGGAAAGAAGAGGTCTAGAGCATATGTCATAAATGGGGTCGTTATATTCTTTGCTTGGCTG GTTGCCAGAATAATCCTGTTCATGTATCTTTTTTACCATTTCTACTTGCACTATGATCAG GTTCTGGGAGAGGTCATGGTGGGTAGTCTTACCCTCTATTTAATGGAAAGGCTGATTCCTGGACTTGAAGCCTCGACCTGTTGCTTTTGGTGGAACGAACTTACCTTC